The Bacteroidetes bacterium GWF2_43_63 genome contains a region encoding:
- a CDS encoding rod shape-determining protein MreC — MRNLLDFIKSIRILLLFLFLETLALLFTFNQSSFHGATSFQFFMGINSRIMSVRSDVVSFFNLREENRRLIEENMSLRQHLKDSYIISDQRVFTVNDSLYRQEFEFLTASVINYTISYQDNFITLDKGYEQGIEEGMGVYSPAGVVGIVDHVSKNYCLVKSVLHSEVTVSTTIKNKNVTGTCTWDGANYAYGILKDIPVHVKLKQGDTLLTSNYSSIFPAGIPVGYVTEFSTDATRAFYNVRYRIAADFGNLSSVYIIRNLIKGELDELEKLKEEKHEQ, encoded by the coding sequence ATGCGAAATCTTCTGGATTTTATAAAGAGCATTCGCATTCTGTTGCTGTTCCTGTTTCTCGAAACACTGGCTCTGCTATTCACTTTCAACCAAAGTTCGTTTCACGGCGCAACGTCGTTTCAATTTTTCATGGGAATCAACAGCCGCATTATGAGTGTTCGCTCTGATGTGGTTTCGTTTTTTAATCTTCGCGAAGAAAACCGCAGACTGATTGAAGAAAACATGAGCCTGCGTCAGCATCTTAAAGACTCTTACATCATTTCCGACCAACGGGTTTTCACCGTGAATGACTCTTTGTACCGGCAGGAATTTGAGTTTCTGACAGCCAGCGTCATCAATTATACCATCAGTTATCAGGATAATTTTATCACGCTTGACAAAGGCTATGAACAGGGTATAGAAGAAGGGATGGGTGTGTATTCACCAGCCGGAGTTGTTGGTATTGTCGACCATGTTTCAAAAAACTATTGCCTCGTAAAGTCGGTCCTCCACTCCGAAGTAACCGTAAGTACAACCATTAAAAATAAGAACGTGACCGGCACTTGTACGTGGGATGGCGCAAATTACGCTTACGGAATTCTGAAAGACATTCCTGTTCACGTGAAGTTAAAACAAGGCGATACGCTGCTGACAAGCAACTACAGCAGTATTTTCCCGGCCGGAATTCCAGTGGGCTATGTAACTGAATTCAGCACCGACGCCACCCGCGCATTTTATAATGTCCGATACCGGATTGCAGCAGATTTTGGTAATCTCTCGTCGGTTTATATCATCCGAAATCTGATTAAAGGCGAACTCGATGAACTCGAAAAACTGAAGGAGGAAAAGCATGAACAATAA
- a CDS encoding rod shape-determining protein: MGLFNFMTKEIAMDLGTANTVIIHNDKVVVDEPSIVAINRTTNKIMAVGKKAMMMHGKTHENIKTIRPLRDGVIADFMIAEHMMREMIKMISTRKPLFPPSLRMVISIPSGITEVEERAVRDSAEQAGAKEVRLIHEPMAAAIGIGLDVLEPSGNMIIDIGGGTSEIAVIALGGIVSNKSIRIAGDDFNADIEEYMRKAHNLSIGERTAERVKIEVGAAMAEIDNPPPDFPVHGRHLLSGIPREVMVSYAEIAQALDKTISKIEAAILNALENTPPELSADILNTGIYMAGGGSLLRGLDKRIEQKTKLKVHVAEDPLRAVARGAGIALKNFDKFPFLIK, translated from the coding sequence ATGGGACTTTTCAATTTCATGACGAAAGAAATAGCAATGGACCTCGGAACGGCCAACACAGTCATTATCCACAATGACAAGGTGGTGGTTGACGAACCGTCGATTGTTGCTATCAACCGTACAACCAACAAAATCATGGCAGTTGGTAAAAAGGCCATGATGATGCACGGAAAAACACACGAAAACATTAAAACAATCCGTCCGCTGCGCGATGGTGTCATTGCGGATTTTATGATTGCCGAGCACATGATGCGCGAGATGATCAAAATGATCAGCACCCGCAAACCGCTGTTCCCGCCTTCACTCAGAATGGTTATCAGTATTCCGAGCGGTATCACAGAGGTGGAAGAGCGTGCAGTACGCGACTCAGCTGAGCAGGCCGGAGCAAAGGAAGTACGGCTTATTCACGAGCCTATGGCAGCAGCAATTGGTATCGGGCTCGATGTGCTTGAACCATCCGGCAACATGATTATTGACATCGGCGGCGGTACCAGCGAAATCGCTGTAATAGCCCTCGGTGGCATTGTAAGCAACAAAAGTATAAGAATTGCCGGTGATGATTTCAACGCCGACATCGAAGAATACATGCGAAAGGCACATAACCTGAGCATTGGAGAACGCACAGCAGAACGCGTAAAAATTGAGGTTGGAGCCGCCATGGCCGAAATCGACAATCCACCGCCCGATTTCCCTGTGCATGGTCGTCACCTTTTGTCGGGGATTCCGCGCGAAGTCATGGTGTCGTATGCCGAAATCGCTCAGGCACTTGATAAAACCATCAGCAAAATTGAAGCGGCCATTCTCAACGCGCTTGAGAATACGCCTCCTGAACTTTCGGCCGATATTCTGAACACAGGTATTTACATGGCTGGAGGTGGTTCTTTGCTCCGTGGACTCGACAAACGAATTGAGCAAAAAACAAAACTGAAGGTTCATGTTGCCGAAGATCCGCTGCGCGCAGTTGCACGTGGTGCCGGTATTGCCCTTAAAAATTTCGACAAATTCCCATTCCTGATTAAATAA